TACTTATTATGAACATATTTTTACTAATAAGCCTACCTTTAGTTTTTAAAATATACATGATAATAAACCATCCTCAATTAAAGTTAATTAAACAAAATTATATCCATGCAACATCAATATTATTCGCAATGACCATTTTTTCTTTACTATATCTGATAGAAGAATTCATATTATATAAAAGCTTGCTCATAAATTACCAAACAAAATTCAGTTTAGCATATTCAATATTTATTAAAGAACAAATATATTACTATGTTTTTCCATTATTTATATTCACATTTTTTTTTACATTCAATCCAAACTCATTGCTTAAAAAAAATCCAATATTTTTAATATATTTTGCATTTGGATTAATACTCTCTAAAAATTTAGCACTCATCATAACAAACAGTAAAGTTTTTGGCACATATGAATATATTAAAATACCGCTTTTACATATATTAGAACTAATATTCACAGCAATTATATGCGAAAAAGGAATACGTCTTCATATAACACAAAATATAAATGGATATCAATTAATTTTTGTTCCTATCTTGATCTTAGAAGCAATTATAACATTTTTAAAAGTATTAATTTTAACTAATGCACAAATTTACGCTCTAATAACATTAATAATACTACTAGGAATCACAATCGTAAACAAGAAAGCCATTGGAACTGTAAAATAATGATACATACAATAAAGACTTTTATTATTACAATTATTTTAATTCTATGTTTTAGTTGTAAAAACAATAAAATCACAGATAAAAATTTTAGTTATATCATAATTTTTTCAGACACCACAGAGTATTTTTTCAAAATTAAAAATTCTCCATTCATACAAGATAAAACACTCTTTATCAATGAAAAAGATATCGAAATTATTAAAGACAAACTAAATAATGTAAAAAAGATACTTTTAACACATAAATCAAATAATGAAATATTTAATATTAATAAAATTAAAAAAAAAACTTTTTATCTATCCAAAGTAAAATTTTCATTAAAAAAAGCGATAGATTTTATATTCAGTGACCCCTCAATAGATTTAACAACCTCATTAATAATGAAAGACAACACACTAAATCAAACAGATTCAGAACACTTGGAAAAAAGTGCAAAAGAACAAAATATAAACATTACTACAATAAATGACAAAAATATTCTGTATTTAAAAAATTTGATTACTCCAAAAATAACAAAAGTGATCTTATTCTCAATGAGAAATAATCATGTTTTTTTAAAAAAATTATCAGAATCATCCTTTTTTAAAAAAATAGAATTCATATTGATTGGAAGTAATAAAAAAAATTTAAAAGAAATTAACACAAAATACATAATCAGTATGAATGAACTCGATTTGATTGAAATAACAAAAAAAATTAATAAAGATTTTCAATACGAATTCAACATCTATGAAAAAACAATATAAATCTAATTACAAATCAACATACATTTAACTGAATTGATAAGCAATAATTGACAAACAAAAAATACTATTATTAATGAGAGAAAATAATTGTTAAATCAAATCATTAAATAAATCCTTAAAATTATCATACAACGCAATTATAACGCTATCCACATCACAATTTTTAATTTTTGCAATCTCAAGACATGTATATCCTAAAAAACATGGAGCATTAATCTTGCCCCTTAAAGGAACTGGGGCTAAAAATGGACTGTCTGTTTCAATTAAAATATCTTCAATATTTAATTTCTTTAAAACTCCTCTTAAAGGCTCTGAATTTTTAAAAGTTAAATTACCTGCAAAAGATATCTTAAATCCAAAATCAATAAATTTTTTAGCATACTCATAATTACCTGAATAACAATGCAATATGCCTCTACTTATAAAATTGGAAGATTTAATAATATTGTAAATATCATCATAAGCCTCTCTTACATGCAAAATGACGGGCTTCTTATATTTACTAGCTAAATCTAACTGAATATTTAAAGCTTCAATCTGCTCGCTTTTATTATCTCCCTTAAGGTAATCAAGTCCAATTTCACCAACAGCAACAACGTTTTCATTTTCTAAAATACTTTCAATCAATTCAAAATCATCTCTTAAAGCCTTATTTAAAGGATGTATGCCAACTGTTAGTGAAATATTAGGATAAGTATCTAAAAGTTGCTTTCTCTCATAAAAATCACTAGGATGCAATCCAATATCAAGAAAATAAGAAAATCCATTTTTCAAACATTCATTAATAAGATAATGAATATCAATAGAATTTTTCTTAAGTTCATTAAAATGAACGTGGGTATCTATTAACTTTTTTAAAAAAATAGATCTTTCAAAATTAAGATTCATGCATCCATCTTTTTTTTAAGGTTATTAATGTAGTCAATAATGGTAACATTCTTCATTCCAAGTTGCAAGAAACTTGACAAAATATCTACAGCACTTTCAATTTGCCCTAATGCCTCATAACATTCAGCAGCATTTACATACAATATTGAGTTCTTAGGATTGGTTTTTATCAGATTTTTAATAGCTGACAATGCCTCTTCATACTGCCCCTGCTCCTTTTGAAGTAGTGCAAGACCAAGTATAGCAAACATGTCAAAATCAACATCAAGAGCTTTTTTATAATAAATCTGTGAATTCTCATACTCTTTCAAGTATCGGTAAGTATCACCTACTCTTGTTAAAACCAGATTATTCTTTGGATCCTTATCTATTATTGTAAGCCAATATTTTAAGGCTTCATGATACTCTTTACTTCCTCTATAGCAATCAGCAAGTCCAAAAATAGCATAAAAATTATTCGGAGAAATTTCCAAAGCTCTTTTGAAAAAATAAATTCCCTTACTAAATTCCTTTAATTTCCTATAACAATTTCCAATTGAAGTTAAAACACGAACATCAATCTTAACCTGATTTATTTCATACATTCTAAGCCAATATTTCAACGCTTCTTTATATTCCTTAAAGTCATAATATAAATGTCCAATACCAACAAGAGCATAATCATTATCAGGTACAAATTCTAATACTCTTAAGTACGATTGCCTAGATTTTTGAAAATTTTTTAATTTCCTATAAGAAGAAGCAACTCTTGTAAGAACCGTAATATTTTCAGGATCATATTTCAAATATTCTTCCCATACATCTGTAGCCTTCTTATAATCACCTAAACTTCTATAACAATCTCCCAATCCAAAAAGTGCATAATTATTATTTGAATGTTTAGCAAGGCATTTTTGATAATAAATTATAGCTTTATCAAAATTTCGCTTCTTCCTTTCAATGTCTCCAAGTCCAACAAGAGCATAATTATTATCATAATCCTTTTGTAAGATATCATTAAACAATGCTTCTGCTTCAGGAAGTCTCTCTTCCTTTATCAACTGATATCCCCTTTTGGATTTTTCAGTAACATCAAGAAGCTCATTATCAGAAATTTGCGAGATATCCCCAAACTCACCTAAAAGTTTCTTGTCTAACATAAATACCCCTTCTTAACTGGTTTATTAAAGACATAACATTCACTTCATATATGCTATTTAAAAAAACATATAAGTCATAATTTATATATAAACATATCAAGATATTAATAAATCTTTAATATCCAATCTCAATAAACATATTATATAAAAAATTAAAAAAATATACTTAAATTCGTAAACTTAAACTTATTTATTTAAATTGTATATAAAGCCTATAAAATAAAATTCATGACCAATTATAACAAAAAAATTCAAAAGTAGGATAAAATAATACTACTTTATTAGGAGAAAATTAAGATGTTTTTAGAAAGATTAAGTCCCATCGAAAGCAAAATAAAAATACTTGAAGAAAAATTACAAGATACAAATTTAATTAAAAACCAAAAAGAATATGCAAAAGTAATAAAAGAATATAACTATTTAGAAAAAATCAAAGAAAAAAAAGATGAATATGAAAACATAATAAGCCAAATCGATGAGAATCAAAAAATTTTGTCCGAAGAAGAAAATTTAGAAATGAAAGAATTAATAAAACAAGAATTAACTCATTTAAATCTCAAAAAAGATGAAATTGAACACACAATCAAAATATTACTCTTGCACCAAGATGAAAATGACAATAAAAATATAATTATTGAAATTAGAGCTGGAACAGGGGGAGAAGAAGCTGCACTTTTTGCACATAATCTTTACGAAATGTACACAAAATATTCTGAGAAAAAAAAATGGAAAACAGAGCTTATTAACTTTAATGAAACGGAACTTGGTGGATTTAAAGAAGTAAGCTTTGAAATAAAAGGTAAAGAGGTATTTAAAAAATTAAAACATGAAAGCGGGGTGCATAGAGTTCAAAGAGTTCCTATAACAGAATCCAATGGAAGACTTCAAACCTCAGCAGCAACCGTTGCTGTACTGCCTGAAGTTGAAGAAACCGACATTGAAATCAACGAAAAAGATTTAAGAATAGATGTTTACAGATCTTCTGGTGCTGGGGGCCAACATGTAAACACAACAGACTCTGCCGTTAGAATTACACATCTGCCTACAGGAATTGTGGTACAATGTCAAAATGAAAGAAGTCAGCACAAAAACAAAGATCAGGCTATGAAAATATTAAGAGCAAGGCTTTATAAATTTGAAGACCTCAAAAAACAAGAACAACGCTCAAATGACAGAAAGCAACAAGTAGGTTCAGGTGATAGGTCTGAAAGAATTAGAACATACAATTTTCCACAAAATAGAGTAACAGAACACAGAGCAAACATTAGTCTTTATAAACTAGAAGAAATTATGCAGGGAGAACTTGACCTTCTTCTCGACACACTAGCCCTAAAATTACAAGAACAAGCACTAAAAGACAACCCAATATAATTTATTTTAATGACAATAAACGAAGCAATAAAAAAGTCAAAACAACATAATTTAAATACTCTTGAGATTTTATTACTACTTGAAAAAATCTTAAAGAGTCGAAAAGAATTAATTCTTGCAAATATAAATAAAAATTTAACAAAACAAGAAGAACATAAATTATCGTGTCAAATAAACAGAATAAGATCAGGAACACCCATAAACTATATACTTAAAACAAAAGAATTTATGGGTATTGAGTTCTATATAAACAAACATGTACTAATTCCTAGAGAAGATACAGAATGTTTAGTAGAAGAAGCTTTAATTCAAATTAAAAAGCACAATTTAAATAAAATTTTAGACTTATGTTGCGGAAGTGGATGCATTGGCTTAACAATTGCACATTATCTTAAGTGCAAAGTAACACTATCGGATATTTCAAATAAAGCCTTAAAAGTATCATTAAAAAACACACAAAAACTAAAATTAGAAAATTATATAGAAATACAATATTCAGATCTGTTAAAATACATAAATAAAGAGTTTGAGCTAATAATCACAAATCCTCCTTATTTAAATAAAGATGAACTAAAAATAAAGGAAAAATTAATAAAAGAACCAAGAATAGCTCTTTTAGGGTTTGGAAAAGACGGACTTGAAATTCCAAAAAAAATAATAAGACAGGCAAAACATAAGCTTGCCAAAAATGGACTTTTAATAATAGAAATGGCTCCTTGGCAAACAAAATCTTTAAAAGATTTTGCAATCCAGGAAGGGTTTGACTATTTAAAAACTATATATGACATTGAAAGCAGAGAAAGAGCATTGGTCTTAAGGATAAAGAATGATACAAGTTTATGAAATTGCATACTTACTTAAAATAAATGATATCGATAAACTAAAAAACATTTTCAGAAAGACTGTCAATAATATTTATCAAGATGATATTCAAAAAAAATTAATATTTAAAGCTCTTGAAATATCAGAACAATTACACTACGGACAATATAGAGAAAGTAAAGAGCCATATGTCATCCATCCAATCATGGTTTCACTATTTCTTATAAAATTTCAACTAGACTTTAAAACAATAATAGCTGGGCTACTACACGATGTTCTTGAAGACACAAGTGTCAAAAAGGAAGAAATAATCAAAGAATTTGATCAAGAAATTTTAAGTCTAATTGATGGGGTAACCAAAATTCACGACCTACACAATAAAACAAGAGCAATAAAAGAAGCAAATACCATTTCAAAAATGTTTTTTGCAATGACTCATGATATTAGAATAATAATCATCAAGCTTGCAGATAAATTACATAATATGGCAACCCTTTCTCACTTACCTAAAAACAGGAGAGAAAGGATTGCAAGAGATTGTCTTGCCACTTATGTACCAATTGCAGAAAGACTAGGTATTTCATCTCTTAAAATATATCTTGAAGATTTATCATTAAAATATCTTTATCCAAAAGAATATAAAGAAATCAAAAATTTTTTATCCGCAACAAAAATAGAAAGGGAAAAAAAATTATATAAGGGAAAATTGATAATAGAGAAAGAACTTAAAAAAATTGGCATCGATGTCACAATCACAGTACGTTCAAAACACTTTTACTCAATATTTAGAAAAATGAAAACAAGAAATAATAATATTTCTCAAATCTTTGATACCCTGGGAATAAGAATAATTTGTAAACAACAAAAAGAATGCTACGAAATACTAGAAATTGTACATAAAGTTTGGAAACCAATACCTGGAAGACTAAAAGATTACATAGCAATCCCTAAAGAAAACAAATATCAATCCCTACATACCACTGTCAGAATACCTGAGGATAATCAATTGATAGAAATACAAATTAGAACAGAAGAAATGGATAAAATTGCCAAATATGGTGTTGCTGCTCACTGGCTTTACAAAGAACAAGTCGAATTAAAAGCTGATGATATATCATTTATCAACCGAATCAAAAAATGGCAACAAGAATCTGTTAACAAAAATCAATACTCAATGCATGACATACACAAAGAACTCTTAAACACATTTATATATGTCTATACACCAGAAGGAGAAATAGTAGAACTTCCATTTGGCTCAAACTCAATTGACTTCGCATACACAATACATACAGATATTGGGGATCAAGCACTTTATGCAAAAATTAATGGTAAAATTAGCTCACTAACCAAACCATTGAAAAATGAACAAATTGTTGAAATATTTACCTCTCCAGAGGCAAAACCTGATGTAATTTGGCTTAATAGTGTTAGAACAAAAAAAGCACGCTCAAAAATTAGATCTTGGCTTAACAAAAATGACAATACAATATTTGTAGATAATAACATAATTGCATATCTTATTGGAGAAAATAAGGAACAAAAAAGACTCTTCAGTTTGTTTAAATCTTTAACAAAATCCAAAATAAAAAGTATTACAATAGCCCCTGACTGTAATCCATTAACAGGTGAAGATATCATTGGGATAATACAAAAAGATACAATAGTAGTTCACAAAGAACATTGTAGAGAAATTGCACATCAGAAAAAAAGTCATCTTGTAGAAGTAGAATGGGAAGCAACACCAACAAGGAAAGTATATCATATCATAATATTCTTAAAAAATTTAAAAGGCCTTTTTAACTATTTAGATAATCTTTTTACAACTTTTGACGTAAGACTTATTAGTGAGAAAATAGAAGACTGCGGAAATGGACATGGAATAATTAACATAATTATCTCATCAAATGCAAAAAACGTATCAATGATTTTTACTTCACTTAAAGAAAATCCTAACGTACTCCAAATAATGCAAGTAGAAGAAGACATAAAAAATTATGATAATTAAGACATTACTCTTAATCCTAATACAAACATTAATTTCACATAAAATAATAAAAGCAGACGAAATAGAACAATGTGGCAAACAAATAAGAAAACATATCACAAAAATTAATGAACTAAACAGATCTTTAGAAAAGATAAAACGAATAGAAAATACTTATGATTACATAAAAAAATATTTTCTAGAAAATAAGATTCAACACAAAGAACACTCACTCCAAGAAATTGGATTTATTGGATACTCGCAAAAAACAATTCACGTAAAAATAAAAGGCACAGAAAAAACTAATTATAATATCATTGTCCCAATAGAAGCACAACATGATCTAAAAAACAACCTAGCAATTGCCATTGTAATAACACTAATAAATAATTTCAAGAACAAAGAGATAAAGAATAACCTAAACATTTATTTTATAGAAGACGACTCACATAAACAAATATCAACAATAAGCAGTAGATTGTTATTAAACAATAATGCACTTGATAAAAACATAAATACAATATATTTAATGCTAAATGAAGACAAAGAAAACAACTTAATAGAGTTTAAAAATCAATCAAACATAATAAATTCAAAAACAAGTTTAGGCTTTTTAGAAAATTTTATAAAAACATTTGAAAATCATAAAGTAAACTTTAACGTATCAAAAATAAATGACAAACATATCAATGGAATATACAATTTATATTTAAAAGAAGAAATTCCAATTTTAATAATAAGCAACAATAAAGAATGCTCACTCTTAAAACATGTAAAAAATAATAATCTTTGTGACATTTACAAATCAATTGAAGAGACAGTCAAAGCTAAAAAAAATAATCAAAGTGAAAATGAACTACACTATATCATTATAAATATGCCATTTAAAAAATGGATAATAAATGAAAATACACTTATCATAATAATATATGCTATTTGCAATTTCATTATATTAGTGTTCATCACAAAATTTAAAAAAACTAGTATCATACTTAGAAAAACAAAAGAAAATTACCATAAAATCATAAAACTATTTTTCATATTATTCCTAAGCACATATATTTCTACTCTAATCACAAATAAAATGTTAACAGCATATGAAAATTTCATAGACTATAAGATTATAAATCCAATATATCTAGTAAATTTTTTTCTAACATTATTTAACTTCAATATTATATCTTATTTCACATATAACTTTAAAATACATTTGAGCCTTAAAGAACTTAAATATTTAGCAATATCAATCTCTATAATTGAACTTATTATAATGTTATATATCAAAATAGAATTTATTTTAATCATAATTTTAAAAAATATACTAATATTAATCATTCCTAACAAGACAAAAATTCTAAAAAAGATAGTAATAATGCTTATTTGGATAACAAATCTCATGCTAATAACGTCAATACAAACAACCTTAATGACGACAAGACCGATTGCACTAAGCTATTTCATATCAATTTCACTTTTCTCAGCAATACTTACAAACATCGTAGAACATTTAAAACATAAAACTGAGACAATAAGACAAGAATTTACAAAATTTGAAAAGATTGAATCTATCATTCTTTTTCTAATAATCGCCATTACCATAATATCACATGACATAGAAAAAATTTCAACAATAAAAATAGATCAAATAATAAGCTTTCCAGAAAAAACCAACAAAATTAGAGTAGAATACCTACAAGACAACAGAAATACAATTCAAATTTCAACAAAAGATTTTAATTTAAGTTTAGAAAAAAATAAAAAATACGCAGAAAAGGAAATTCAAACACAAGAAAACTTAATAGATTTATTTTTTCAAAAAATAGATGTAGCTGAGAGAACTATCTATGACATTAAGATTACCACAAAAAAGATTACAAAACAAATTAATCTATTTTTAAAAAATGCATCTGAGCTTATCATATATCAAAGCAATACACCATATAAAATAGCATCCAACAATGTAATATTTACAATAAATAATATTAAATCAAATACAACAAATATAACTTTTACGGTTAAATCTCAAGAAAAAATTCAATATGATATTTTTGCTTACTCTGATATCAATACAAACTACGTAAAAATATATGATCAAAAAACAAAAAAAGAAGTTAAAAACATTAATATAGACTATTCATACGCAATAAAATATTCTGGAATACTTCCAAAATCTGCAAAATACAATCAAAATCCCTTTTTTAAACTTCAAAATGACAAGGAAATTGAAAATTTAAAAAATTTGAAACTAAATTAGTTTTCCAGCCGGTGAAAATCAATCCTCTCCTTTCTCTTTGCATAACTTTGAAAAGCTAAAGCTATCAATTTATCAACCAAAGATCCATAATCAAGACCATCATGTTCACACATCTTAGAAAACATAGAAATATCTGTAAATCCTGGAATTGTATTTATTTCATTAATATAAACTAAGTCAGTATCTTTTTCGATCAAAAAATCAATCCTTGCCATACCCCTAAGCTCCAAACATTTATAAGTAAAAAATGCATATTCTTTAATGTCTAACAAATGTTTGGTATCAAGGTGAGCAGGAATATTAAAGACAACCGAATTTCCAGGAGCAGTGGAATATTTAGCATCATAGTCATAAAATACAAAATCCTGTATAACAATTTCACCAGGAGTAAATATTTTAATCTGCTCATTTCCAATAACAGCACATTCAATCTCCCTTGCCCTCATAAATTTCTCTATAACAACTGTCAAATCATATGCAAACGCTTCTTCAATACATTTTTCAATCTGAGTCTCATTATATGCAATACTTATTCC
This portion of the Borrelia turicatae 91E135 genome encodes:
- a CDS encoding RelA/SpoT family protein; the encoded protein is MIQVYEIAYLLKINDIDKLKNIFRKTVNNIYQDDIQKKLIFKALEISEQLHYGQYRESKEPYVIHPIMVSLFLIKFQLDFKTIIAGLLHDVLEDTSVKKEEIIKEFDQEILSLIDGVTKIHDLHNKTRAIKEANTISKMFFAMTHDIRIIIIKLADKLHNMATLSHLPKNRRERIARDCLATYVPIAERLGISSLKIYLEDLSLKYLYPKEYKEIKNFLSATKIEREKKLYKGKLIIEKELKKIGIDVTITVRSKHFYSIFRKMKTRNNNISQIFDTLGIRIICKQQKECYEILEIVHKVWKPIPGRLKDYIAIPKENKYQSLHTTVRIPEDNQLIEIQIRTEEMDKIAKYGVAAHWLYKEQVELKADDISFINRIKKWQQESVNKNQYSMHDIHKELLNTFIYVYTPEGEIVELPFGSNSIDFAYTIHTDIGDQALYAKINGKISSLTKPLKNEQIVEIFTSPEAKPDVIWLNSVRTKKARSKIRSWLNKNDNTIFVDNNIIAYLIGENKEQKRLFSLFKSLTKSKIKSITIAPDCNPLTGEDIIGIIQKDTIVVHKEHCREIAHQKKSHLVEVEWEATPTRKVYHIIIFLKNLKGLFNYLDNLFTTFDVRLISEKIEDCGNGHGIINIIISSNAKNVSMIFTSLKENPNVLQIMQVEEDIKNYDN
- the prmC gene encoding peptide chain release factor N(5)-glutamine methyltransferase, coding for MTINEAIKKSKQHNLNTLEILLLLEKILKSRKELILANINKNLTKQEEHKLSCQINRIRSGTPINYILKTKEFMGIEFYINKHVLIPREDTECLVEEALIQIKKHNLNKILDLCCGSGCIGLTIAHYLKCKVTLSDISNKALKVSLKNTQKLKLENYIEIQYSDLLKYINKEFELIITNPPYLNKDELKIKEKLIKEPRIALLGFGKDGLEIPKKIIRQAKHKLAKNGLLIIEMAPWQTKSLKDFAIQEGFDYLKTIYDIESRERALVLRIKNDTSL
- a CDS encoding tetratricopeptide repeat protein — translated: MLDKKLLGEFGDISQISDNELLDVTEKSKRGYQLIKEERLPEAEALFNDILQKDYDNNYALVGLGDIERKKRNFDKAIIYYQKCLAKHSNNNYALFGLGDCYRSLGDYKKATDVWEEYLKYDPENITVLTRVASSYRKLKNFQKSRQSYLRVLEFVPDNDYALVGIGHLYYDFKEYKEALKYWLRMYEINQVKIDVRVLTSIGNCYRKLKEFSKGIYFFKRALEISPNNFYAIFGLADCYRGSKEYHEALKYWLTIIDKDPKNNLVLTRVGDTYRYLKEYENSQIYYKKALDVDFDMFAILGLALLQKEQGQYEEALSAIKNLIKTNPKNSILYVNAAECYEALGQIESAVDILSSFLQLGMKNVTIIDYINNLKKKMDA
- a CDS encoding TatD family hydrolase, with the protein product MNLNFERSIFLKKLIDTHVHFNELKKNSIDIHYLINECLKNGFSYFLDIGLHPSDFYERKQLLDTYPNISLTVGIHPLNKALRDDFELIESILENENVVAVGEIGLDYLKGDNKSEQIEALNIQLDLASKYKKPVILHVREAYDDIYNIIKSSNFISRGILHCYSGNYEYAKKFIDFGFKISFAGNLTFKNSEPLRGVLKKLNIEDILIETDSPFLAPVPLRGKINAPCFLGYTCLEIAKIKNCDVDSVIIALYDNFKDLFNDLI
- the prfA gene encoding peptide chain release factor 1 — translated: MFLERLSPIESKIKILEEKLQDTNLIKNQKEYAKVIKEYNYLEKIKEKKDEYENIISQIDENQKILSEEENLEMKELIKQELTHLNLKKDEIEHTIKILLLHQDENDNKNIIIEIRAGTGGEEAALFAHNLYEMYTKYSEKKKWKTELINFNETELGGFKEVSFEIKGKEVFKKLKHESGVHRVQRVPITESNGRLQTSAATVAVLPEVEETDIEINEKDLRIDVYRSSGAGGQHVNTTDSAVRITHLPTGIVVQCQNERSQHKNKDQAMKILRARLYKFEDLKKQEQRSNDRKQQVGSGDRSERIRTYNFPQNRVTEHRANISLYKLEEIMQGELDLLLDTLALKLQEQALKDNPI